The proteins below are encoded in one region of Brassica napus cultivar Da-Ae chromosome A6, Da-Ae, whole genome shotgun sequence:
- the LOC106352496 gene encoding uncharacterized protein LOC106352496 has protein sequence MGPIVITQLATGLSVLAGAVLVKSVLDQKPMAGGPFPRCPTCNGTGRVTCFCTRWSDGDVGCRRCSGSGRAACSNCGGTGTGTPLPVRITVQPPNRPF, from the coding sequence ATGGGTCCAATCGTCATCACCCAGCTAGCCACAGGTCTTAGCGTCTTAGCCGGTGCGGTTTTAGTCAAATCGGTTCTTGACCAAAAGCCTATGGCCGGTGGTCCGTTCCCTCGTTGTCCGACCTGCAACGGTACAGGAAGAGTCACGTGCTTCTGCACTCGATGGTCTGATGGAGATGTTGGGTGTCGTAGGTGTTCTGGTTCGGGTCGTGCGGCTTGTAGCAATTGCGGTGGTACTGGAACCGGTACACCTTTACCGGTTCGGATCACGGTTCAGCCACCGAATCGCCCTTTCTGA
- the LOC106352495 gene encoding nuclear transcription factor Y subunit C-5, whose product MAEEEETTTRPEFPITRVKKIMKVDKDINKINSEALHLVTYSTELFLRFLADKSSLVAAEKRRKTVTLDHLRIAVKRHQPTRDFLLDSLPLPSSQPVRVTKTASEKKPPPAGTRRIDAFFSKGKAKVDSP is encoded by the coding sequence atggcggaagaagaagagacgacGACACGACCGGAGTTTCCAATCACAAGAGTGAAGAAGATAATGAAAGTCGACAAGGACATCAACAAAATCAACTCGGAAGCTCTTCACCTCGTCACTTACTCCACCGAGCTCTTCCTCCGCTTCCTCGCCGATAAATCTTCCCTAGTTGCGGCGGAGAAGAGGCGAAAAACGGTTACCCTCGATCACCTGAGAATCGCCGTGAAGAGACACCAGCCCACGAGGGATTTTCTCCTCGACTCGCTCCCTCTCCCTTCCTCTCAGCCCGTCCGAGTCACCAAAACGGCGTCGGAGAAGAAGCCGCCGCCTGCTGGGACCCGTCGCATCGACGCTTTCTTCAGTAAAGGCAAGGCGAAAGTTGATTCCCCTTAA